The Pan troglodytes isolate AG18354 chromosome 1, NHGRI_mPanTro3-v2.0_pri, whole genome shotgun sequence genome includes a region encoding these proteins:
- the TAS1R3 gene encoding taste receptor type 1 member 3 isoform X2, producing MLGPAVLGLSLWALLHPGTGAPLCLSQQLRMKGDYVLGGLFPLGEAEEAGLRSRTRPSSPVCTRFSSNGLLWALAMKMAVEEINNKSDLLPGLRLGYDLFDTCSEPVVAMKPSLVFLAKAGSRDIAAYCNYTQYQPRVLAVIGPHSSELAMVTGKFFSFFLMPQVSYGASMELLSARETFPSFFRTVPSDRVQLTAAAELLQEFGWNWVAALGSDDEYGRQGLSIFSALAAARGICIAHEGLVPLPRADDSRLGKVQDVLHQVNQSSVQVVLLFASVHAAHALFNYSISSRLSPKVWVASEAWLTSDLVMGLPGMAQMGTVLGFLQRGAQLHEFPQYVKTHLALAADPAFCSALGEREQGLEEDVVGQRCPQCDCITLQNVSAGLNHHQTFSVYAAVYSVAQALHNTLQCNASGCPAQDPVKPWQLLENMYNLTFHAGGLMLRFDSSGNVDMEYDLKLWVWQGSVPRLHDVGRFNGSLRTERLKIRWHTSDNQKPVSRCSRQCQEGQVRRVKGFHSCCYDCVDCEAGSYRQNPDDIACTFCGQDEWSPERSTRCFRRRSRFLAWGEPAVLLLLLLLSLALGLVLAALGLFIHHRDSPLVQASGGPLACFGLVCLGLVCLSVLLFPGQPSPARCLAQQPLSHLPLTGCLSTLFLQAAEIFVESELPLSWADRLSGCLRGPWAWLVVLLAMLVEVALCTWYLVAFPPEVVTDWHMLPTEALVHCRTRSWVSFGLAHATNATLAFLCFLGTFLVRSQPGRYNRARGLTFAMLAYFITWVSFVPLLANVQVVLRPAVQMGALLLCVLGILAAFHLPRCYLLMWQPGLNTPEFFLGGGPGDAQGRNDGDTGNQGKHE from the exons ATGCTGGGACCTGCTGTCctgggcctcagcctctgggCTCTCCTGCACCCTGGGACGGGGGCCCCATTGTGCCTGTCACAGCAACTTAGGATGAAGGGGGACTACGTGCTGGGGGGGCTGTTCCCCCTGGGCGAGGCCGAGGAGGCTGGCCTCCGCAGCCGGACACGGCCCAGCAGCCCTGTGTGCACCAG GTTCTCCTCAAACGGCCTGCTCTGGGCACTGGCCATGAAAATGGCCGTGGAGGAGATCAACAACAAGTCAGATCTGCTGCCCGGGCTGCGCCTGGGCTACGACCTCTTTGATACGTGCTCGGAGCCTGTGGTGGCCATGAAGCCCAGCCTCGTGTTcctggccaaggcaggcagccgCGACATCGCCGCCTACTGCAACTACACGCAGTACCAGCCCCGTGTGCTGGCTGTCATCGGGCCCCACTCGTCAGAGCTCGCCATGGTCACCGGCAAGTTCTTCAGCTTCTTCCTCATGCCCCAG GTCAGCTACGGTGCTAGCATGGAGCTGCTGAGCGCCCGGGAGACCTTCCCCTCCTTCTTCCGCACCGTGCCCAGCGACCGTGTGCAGCTGACGGCCGCCGCGGAGCTGCTGCAGGAGTTCGGCTGGAACTGGGTGGCCGCCCTGGGCAGCGATGACGAGTACGGCCGGCAGGGCCTGAGCATCTTCTCGGCCCTGGCCGCGGCACGCGGCATCTGCATCGCGCACGAGGGCCTGGTGCCGCTGCCCCGTGCCGATGACTCGCGGCTGGGGAAGGTGCAGGACGTCCTGCACCAGGTGAACCAGAGCAGCGTGCAGGTGGTGCTGCTGTTTGCCTCCGTGCACGCCGCCCACGCCCTCTTCAACTACAGCATCAGCAGCAGGCTCTCGCCCAAGGTGTGGGTGGCCAGCGAGGCCTGGCTGACCTCTGACCTGGTCATGGGGCTGCCCGGCATGGCCCAGATGGGCACGGTGCTTGGCTTCCTCCAGAGGGGTGCCCAGCTGCACGAGTTCCCCCAGTACGTGAAGACGCACCTGGCCCTGGCCGCCGACCCAGCCTTCTGCTCCGCCCTGGGCGAGAGGGAGCAGGGTCTGGAGGAGGACGTGGTGGGCCAGCGCTGCCCTCAGTGTGACTGCATCACGCTGCAGAACGTGAGTGCAGGGCTAAACCACCACCAGACGTTCTCTGTCTACGCGGCTGTGTATAGCGTGGCCCAGGCCCTGCACAACACTCTTCAGTGCAACGCCTCAGGCTGCCCCGCGCAGGACCCCGTGAAGCCCTGGCAG CTCCTGGAGAACATGTACAACCTGACCTTCCACGCGGGCGGGCTGATGCTGCGGTTCGACAGCAGCGGAAACGTGGACATGGAGTACGACCTGAAGCTGTGGGTGTGGCAGGGCTCAGTGCCCAGGCTCCACGACGTGGGCAGGTTCAACGGCAGCCTCAGGACAGAGCGCCTGAAGATCCGCTGGCACACGTCTGACAACCAG AAGCCCGTGTCCCGGTGCTCGCGGCAGTGCCAGGAGGGCCAGGTGCGCCGGGTCAAGGGGTTCCACTCCTGCTGCTACGACTGTGTGGACTGCGAGGCGGGCAGCTACCGGCAAAACCCAG ACGACATCGCCTGCACCTTTTGTGGCCAGGATGAGTGGTCCCCGGAGCGAAGCACACGCTGCTTCCGCCGCAGGTCTCGGTTCCTGGCGTGGGGCGAGCCGgctgtgctgctgctgctcctgctgctgagCCTGGCGCTGGGCCTTGTGCTGGCTGCTTTGGGGCTGTTCATTCACCATCGGGACAGCCCACTGGTTCAGGCCTCGGGCGGGCCCCTAGCCTGCTTTGGCCTGGTGTGCCTGGGCCTGGTCTGCCTTAGCGTCCTCCTGTTCCCtggccagcccagccctgcccgATGCCTGGCCCAGCAGCCCTTGTCCCACCTCCCGCTCACGGGCTGCCTGAGCACACTCTTCCTGCAGGCGGCCGAGATCTTCGTGGAGTcagaactgcctctgagctgGGCAGACCGGCTGAGTGGCTGCCTgcgggggccctgggcctggctggTGGTGCTGCTGGCCATGCTGGTGGAGGTCGCACTGTGCACCTGGTACCTGGTGGCCTTCCCGCCGGAGGTGGTGACGGACTGGCACATGCTGCCCACGGAGGCGCTGGTGCACTGCCGCACACGCTCCTGGGTCAGCTTCGGCCTAGCGCACGCCACCAATGCCACGCTGGcctttctctgcttcctgggcacTTTCCTGGTGCGGAGCCAGCCGGGCCGCTACAACCGTGCCCGTGGCCTCACCTTTGCCATGCTGGCCTACTTCATCACCTGGGTCTCCTTTGTGCCCCTCCTGGCCAACGTGCAGGTGGTCCTCAGGCCCGCCGTGCAGATGGGCGCCCTTCTGCTCTGTGTCCTGGGCATCCTGGCTGCCTTCCACCTGCCCAGGTGTTACCTGCTCATGTGGCAGCCAGGGCTCAACACCCCTGAGTTCTTCCTGGGAGGGGGCCCTGGGGATGCCCAAGGCCGGAATGACGGGGACACAGGAAATCAGGGGAAACATGAGTGA
- the TAS1R3 gene encoding taste receptor type 1 member 3 isoform X1 codes for MLGPAVLGLSLWALLHPGTGAPLCLSQQLRMKGDYVLGGLFPLGEAEEAGLRSRTRPSSPVCTRFSSNGLLWALAMKMAVEEINNKSDLLPGLRLGYDLFDTCSEPVVAMKPSLVFLAKAGSRDIAAYCNYTQYQPRVLAVIGPHSSELAMVTGKFFSFFLMPQVSYGASMELLSARETFPSFFRTVPSDRVQLTAAAELLQEFGWNWVAALGSDDEYGRQGLSIFSALAAARGICIAHEGLVPLPRADDSRLGKVQDVLHQVNQSSVQVVLLFASVHAAHALFNYSISSRLSPKVWVASEAWLTSDLVMGLPGMAQMGTVLGFLQRGAQLHEFPQYVKTHLALAADPAFCSALGEREQGLEEDVVGQRCPQCDCITLQNVSAGLNHHQTFSVYAAVYSVAQALHNTLQCNASGCPAQDPVKPWQLLENMYNLTFHAGGLMLRFDSSGNVDMEYDLKLWVWQGSVPRLHDVGRFNGSLRTERLKIRWHTSDNQKPVSRCSRQCQEGQVRRVKGFHSCCYDCVDCEAGSYRQNPGEPPSRQAGVGTQQGRVLPSPGSETRAHRGQDEHPAPFSSLTDDIACTFCGQDEWSPERSTRCFRRRSRFLAWGEPAVLLLLLLLSLALGLVLAALGLFIHHRDSPLVQASGGPLACFGLVCLGLVCLSVLLFPGQPSPARCLAQQPLSHLPLTGCLSTLFLQAAEIFVESELPLSWADRLSGCLRGPWAWLVVLLAMLVEVALCTWYLVAFPPEVVTDWHMLPTEALVHCRTRSWVSFGLAHATNATLAFLCFLGTFLVRSQPGRYNRARGLTFAMLAYFITWVSFVPLLANVQVVLRPAVQMGALLLCVLGILAAFHLPRCYLLMWQPGLNTPEFFLGGGPGDAQGRNDGDTGNQGKHE; via the exons ATGCTGGGACCTGCTGTCctgggcctcagcctctgggCTCTCCTGCACCCTGGGACGGGGGCCCCATTGTGCCTGTCACAGCAACTTAGGATGAAGGGGGACTACGTGCTGGGGGGGCTGTTCCCCCTGGGCGAGGCCGAGGAGGCTGGCCTCCGCAGCCGGACACGGCCCAGCAGCCCTGTGTGCACCAG GTTCTCCTCAAACGGCCTGCTCTGGGCACTGGCCATGAAAATGGCCGTGGAGGAGATCAACAACAAGTCAGATCTGCTGCCCGGGCTGCGCCTGGGCTACGACCTCTTTGATACGTGCTCGGAGCCTGTGGTGGCCATGAAGCCCAGCCTCGTGTTcctggccaaggcaggcagccgCGACATCGCCGCCTACTGCAACTACACGCAGTACCAGCCCCGTGTGCTGGCTGTCATCGGGCCCCACTCGTCAGAGCTCGCCATGGTCACCGGCAAGTTCTTCAGCTTCTTCCTCATGCCCCAG GTCAGCTACGGTGCTAGCATGGAGCTGCTGAGCGCCCGGGAGACCTTCCCCTCCTTCTTCCGCACCGTGCCCAGCGACCGTGTGCAGCTGACGGCCGCCGCGGAGCTGCTGCAGGAGTTCGGCTGGAACTGGGTGGCCGCCCTGGGCAGCGATGACGAGTACGGCCGGCAGGGCCTGAGCATCTTCTCGGCCCTGGCCGCGGCACGCGGCATCTGCATCGCGCACGAGGGCCTGGTGCCGCTGCCCCGTGCCGATGACTCGCGGCTGGGGAAGGTGCAGGACGTCCTGCACCAGGTGAACCAGAGCAGCGTGCAGGTGGTGCTGCTGTTTGCCTCCGTGCACGCCGCCCACGCCCTCTTCAACTACAGCATCAGCAGCAGGCTCTCGCCCAAGGTGTGGGTGGCCAGCGAGGCCTGGCTGACCTCTGACCTGGTCATGGGGCTGCCCGGCATGGCCCAGATGGGCACGGTGCTTGGCTTCCTCCAGAGGGGTGCCCAGCTGCACGAGTTCCCCCAGTACGTGAAGACGCACCTGGCCCTGGCCGCCGACCCAGCCTTCTGCTCCGCCCTGGGCGAGAGGGAGCAGGGTCTGGAGGAGGACGTGGTGGGCCAGCGCTGCCCTCAGTGTGACTGCATCACGCTGCAGAACGTGAGTGCAGGGCTAAACCACCACCAGACGTTCTCTGTCTACGCGGCTGTGTATAGCGTGGCCCAGGCCCTGCACAACACTCTTCAGTGCAACGCCTCAGGCTGCCCCGCGCAGGACCCCGTGAAGCCCTGGCAG CTCCTGGAGAACATGTACAACCTGACCTTCCACGCGGGCGGGCTGATGCTGCGGTTCGACAGCAGCGGAAACGTGGACATGGAGTACGACCTGAAGCTGTGGGTGTGGCAGGGCTCAGTGCCCAGGCTCCACGACGTGGGCAGGTTCAACGGCAGCCTCAGGACAGAGCGCCTGAAGATCCGCTGGCACACGTCTGACAACCAG AAGCCCGTGTCCCGGTGCTCGCGGCAGTGCCAGGAGGGCCAGGTGCGCCGGGTCAAGGGGTTCCACTCCTGCTGCTACGACTGTGTGGACTGCGAGGCGGGCAGCTACCGGCAAAACCCAGGTGAGCCGCCTTCCCGGCAGGCAGGGGTGGGAACACAGCAGGGGAGGGTCCTGCCAAGTCCTGGCTCTGAGACCAGAGCCCACAGGGGACAAGACGAGCACCCAGCGCCCTTCTCCTCTCTCACAGACGACATCGCCTGCACCTTTTGTGGCCAGGATGAGTGGTCCCCGGAGCGAAGCACACGCTGCTTCCGCCGCAGGTCTCGGTTCCTGGCGTGGGGCGAGCCGgctgtgctgctgctgctcctgctgctgagCCTGGCGCTGGGCCTTGTGCTGGCTGCTTTGGGGCTGTTCATTCACCATCGGGACAGCCCACTGGTTCAGGCCTCGGGCGGGCCCCTAGCCTGCTTTGGCCTGGTGTGCCTGGGCCTGGTCTGCCTTAGCGTCCTCCTGTTCCCtggccagcccagccctgcccgATGCCTGGCCCAGCAGCCCTTGTCCCACCTCCCGCTCACGGGCTGCCTGAGCACACTCTTCCTGCAGGCGGCCGAGATCTTCGTGGAGTcagaactgcctctgagctgGGCAGACCGGCTGAGTGGCTGCCTgcgggggccctgggcctggctggTGGTGCTGCTGGCCATGCTGGTGGAGGTCGCACTGTGCACCTGGTACCTGGTGGCCTTCCCGCCGGAGGTGGTGACGGACTGGCACATGCTGCCCACGGAGGCGCTGGTGCACTGCCGCACACGCTCCTGGGTCAGCTTCGGCCTAGCGCACGCCACCAATGCCACGCTGGcctttctctgcttcctgggcacTTTCCTGGTGCGGAGCCAGCCGGGCCGCTACAACCGTGCCCGTGGCCTCACCTTTGCCATGCTGGCCTACTTCATCACCTGGGTCTCCTTTGTGCCCCTCCTGGCCAACGTGCAGGTGGTCCTCAGGCCCGCCGTGCAGATGGGCGCCCTTCTGCTCTGTGTCCTGGGCATCCTGGCTGCCTTCCACCTGCCCAGGTGTTACCTGCTCATGTGGCAGCCAGGGCTCAACACCCCTGAGTTCTTCCTGGGAGGGGGCCCTGGGGATGCCCAAGGCCGGAATGACGGGGACACAGGAAATCAGGGGAAACATGAGTGA
- the CPTP gene encoding ceramide-1-phosphate transfer protein translates to MDDSETGFNLKVVLVSFKQCLDEKEEVLLDPYIASWKGLVRFLNSLGTIFSFISKDVVSKLRIMERLRGGPQSEHYRSLQAMVAHELSNRLVDLERRSHHPESGCRTVLRLHRALHWLQLFLEGLRTSPEDARTSALCADSYNASLAAYHPWVVRRAVTVAFCTLPTREVFLEAMNVGPPEQAVQMLGEALPFIQRVYNVSQKLYAEHSLLDLP, encoded by the exons ATGGATGACTCGGAGACAGGTTTCAATCTGAAAGTCGTCCTGGTCAGTTTCAAGCAGTGTCTCGATGAGAAGGAAGAGGTCTTGCTGGACCCCTACATCGCCAGCTGGAAGGGCCTGGTCAG GTTTctgaacagcctgggcaccatctTCTCATTCATCTCCAAGGACGTGGTCTCCAAGCTGCGGATCATGGAGCGCCTCAGGGGCGGCCCGCAGAGCGAGCACTACCGCAGCCTGCAGGCCATGGTGGCCCACGAGCTGAGCAACCGGCTGGTGGACCTGGAGCGCCGCTCCCACCACCCCGAGTCTGGCTGCCGGACGGTGCTGCGCCTGCACCGCGCCCTGCACTGGCTGCAGCTGTTCCTGGAGGGCCTGCGCACCAGCCCCGAGGACGCACGCACCTCCGCACTCTGCGCCGACTCCTACAACGCCTCGCTGGCCGCCTACCACCCCTGGGTCGTGCGCCGCGCCGTCACCGTGGCCTTCTGCACGCTGCCCACACGCGAGGTCTTCCTGGAGGCCATGAACGTGGGGCCCCCGGAGCAGGCCGTGCAGATGCTAGGCGAGGCTCTCCCCTTCATCCAGCGTGTCTACAACGTCTCCCAGAAGCTCTACGCCGAGCACTCCCTGCTGGACCTGCCCTAG